Proteins encoded within one genomic window of Triticum aestivum cultivar Chinese Spring chromosome 2D, IWGSC CS RefSeq v2.1, whole genome shotgun sequence:
- the LOC123049211 gene encoding uncharacterized protein, translating to MQLPRASSRCSLRALPFFPRDLKIPSFHLDLEGMGTRVATSAPVAAVSSVLFDRSLPQTPLPMIAHYRGSPPWTRRRTTSAARWSSSGCFLERSRAMGSSPTAGAAVLPDGLLPAVLGCVSWWWQGFIERSCKYREQGFGSTEDEEVEEQGHQVLRC from the exons ATGCAGCTCCCCAGAGCCTCCTCCCGCTGCTCTCTCCGGGCTCTCCCATTCTTTCCTCGGGACCTAAAAATTCCTTCTTTCCATCTCGATCTGGAGGGCATGGGGACGAGGGTGGCGACGAGCGCGCCTGTTGCCGCGGTGAGCTCTGTACTCTTCGATAGATCCCTTCCCCAGACCCCGCTCCCTATGATAGCTCATTACCGGGGCTCCCCCccatggacgaggaggaggacgacgagtgcTGCCCGGTGGAGTTCTTCCGGCTGCTTCCTGGAGCGGTCCAGGGCGATGGGTAGCTCTCCTACTGCTGGTGCGGCAGTTTTACCCGACGGACTTCTTCCGGCCGTCCTGGGCTGCGTCAGCTGGTGGTGGCAGGGCTTCATCGAGCGGAGCTGCAAGTACAGAGAGCAG GGATTCGGTTCGACGGAGGATGAGGAAGTCGAAGAGCAAGGGCACCAAGTTCTCCGCTGTTAA